A window of Rhododendron vialii isolate Sample 1 chromosome 13a, ASM3025357v1 contains these coding sequences:
- the LOC131312615 gene encoding proteinaceous RNase P 2, with product MRKNHNHTPESKFRHDLDLCSKKKSLPAAISLYETAISDKLRLNHYHFNALLYVCSETVTEPSNRASAFEFGFRVFDRMLAGDVKPTEATVTAVARLAAAVGDGDRAFGLVKTMGEYTVTPKLRSLEPALFCYCRNLEADKAYEVEDYMVSVGVSAEEPDLAALLKVSADTGRGERVYGYLHKLRRAVRCVSESTAEIIKGWFGGAGAGEVGVEEWESEKVEEAVSRNGGGWHGLGWLGKGEWDVRRVNVVVGGGCLYCGEQLVCVDIDRDETEKFAQAVAGLAMEREVQSNFKDFQDWLDTHAEYEAIVDGANIGLYQQNFAEGGFSISQLDAVVEELHSRNNKWPLVVLHNKRVKSLLENASNRKLLEEWIAQGVLYGTPHGSNDDWYWLYAAVKLKCLLVTNDEMRDHIFELLGRSFFLKWKERHQVRYTFLKGDLKLEMPPSYSLVIQESEKGNWHVPLAGEWTDESSRTWLCITRPGSFESSGRDNHKLVKSCDAKSISNDKLHGNSDSSPIRDKQTSTTGKRKERSVSPSRLDC from the exons ATGAGGAAGAATCACAATCACACCCCGGAGAGCAAGTTCcgccacgacctcgacctcTGCTCCAAGAAGAAATCCCTCCCCGCCGCCATCTCCCTCTACGAAACCGCAATCTCCGACAAGCTCCGCCTCAACCACTACCACTTCAACGCCCTCCTCTACGTCTGCTCCGAAACCGTAACCGAACCATCGAACAGGGCCTCAGCGTTCGAGTTCGGCTTCCGCGTGTTCGACCGCATGCTGGCGGGCGACGTCAAGCCGACGGAGGCCACAGTCACCGCCGTGGCGAGGCTCGCGGCCGCGGTCGGAGATGGGGACCGGGCCTTTGGGCTCGTTAAAACCATGGGAGAGTATACGGTTACGCCGAAGCTGAGATCGCTCGAGCCGGCGTTGTTTTGCTATTGTAGGAATTTGGAAGCTGATAAGGCTTATGAGGTTGAGGACTACATGGTTAGCGTAGGGGTGAGCGCAGAGGAGCCGGATCTCGCGGCTCTTTTAAAAGTGAGCGCGGATACAGGGAGGGGAGAGAGGGTTTATGGGTATTTGCATAAGTTGAGGAGGGCAGTGAGGTGTGTGAGTGAGTCCACAGCGGAGATTATCAAGGGTTGGTTTGGTGGGGCCGGGGCGGGGGAGGTGGGCGTGGAGGAGTGGGAGAGTGAGAAGGTGGAAGAAGCCGTTTCGAGGAACGGGGGTGGGTGGCATGGGCTCGGGTGGCTTGGGAAGGGGGAGTGGGATGTGAGAAGGGTGAATGTGGTTGTGGGTGGTGGTTGTCTATATTGTGGTGAGCAATTGGTTTGTGTTGATATTGATAGAGATGAGACCGAAAAGTTTGCGCAGGCTGTGGCAGGGCTAGCCATGGAGAGGGAAGTTCAGTCTAATTTCAAGGATTTTCAG GACTGGCTGGACACACATGCTGAATACGAAGCTATAGTGGATGGAGCAAACATTGGCCTTTACCAACAAAATTTTGCAGAAGGTGGATTTAGTATTTCTCAG CTTGATGCTGTGGTGGAAGAATTACATAGCAGGAACAACAAATGGCCGCTTGTTGTCTTGCACAATAAACGAGTTAAGTCACTTCTAGAAAATGCTTCCAATCGAAAGTTGCTTGAGGAATGGATAGCTCAAGGAGTGCTTTATGGGACCCCACATGGATCCAATGATGATTG GTACTGGCTTTATGCTGCTGTAAAACTTAAGTGTTTGCTTGTGACAAATGATGAAATGCGAGACCACATTTTTGAACTGCTGGGCAGGAGCTTCTTCCTCAAGTGGAAAGAAAGACATCAA gTTCGATATACTTTCCTGAAAGGTGACCTCAAACTTGAAATGCCTCCCTCTTACTCTCTTGTCATTCAG GAATCAGAAAAAGGAAATTGGCACGTGCCTCTAGCTGGGGAATGGACTGACGAGTCTTCAAGAACTTGGCTATGCATCACCAGGCCAGGTTCTTTTGAATCTTCTGGCCGAGACAACCATAAATTGGTCAAGTCATGCGACGCAAAGAGCATCTCAAATGACAAATTACATGGGAATTCAGATTCTTCACCAATTCGAGATAAACAAACATCCACTACCggtaaaagaaaggaaaggtcAGTATCACCATCAAGACTTGATTGTTAG